TTTCCTCTCTCTCTTCCTCGCGCTGGAGGTGATGGGGAGACGTAGTGCGATCCTTTCCTCTCTCTTCCTCGCGCTGACGGTGATGGGGAGATACACCGTGGTGCTCCTCTCTCGTTTCCTCCCGGGGAATGCTGGAGATGGCGTCGTTCTTCCCACTCGAATCTTCCCTGGGGCGATCTATCCTTCCTACTTTCGCTTCCGTGGGAAAATCTCTCTACTCTTGGTCGTCCCCGGAAGCGCTCCTCACTCCTACGGAGCTTTCGTCCGTTCTCTTCTCTCCAGCGAAGCTCTTCTCGGTGCGCCACGTTGATTGGGCAGCCTCCCGCCGTGGAATAACCTTTCCCTCGCCGGGTGATTGGGCAGCCTCCCGGCGTGGAATAAGTTTTCCGTCGCTGGGTGATTGGGCAGCCTCCCGGCGTGGAATAATGCTTCCCTCGCTGTCCGCTGACTTTGGCTGCTCGATTGTCCTCGCTTCTGATGGGTGATCCTCTTTGCTGCTGGATGGTTCTTTTGCTGCTGGCTCCTTCCTGGGGCTCCGACGAATTGAACTCTCGATTGCTGCGCTGCTCTTTTTATACTGAAATTCTAACGGTGCCTTTTGCACTCGTCCCCACTCTAGGGTTGAAGCACATGTTGCGCCAAAAACTAAAATTGTGGGAAATCTGCTCCTCCGCAGCGCCCTCGCGTAGCAAACACTAGTAATTGTTATCGCATATTTTAAAAGCAATCAACGGTCACAAGCACGTGCTCATTTTTTACGCGgtgattttatttctttcctTTGCAATCAAGGTTCGTTACAATATTATAGGATATGCCTGATTTTTATTTCGAGCTTGGAATTTCTGTAATAGCATGTATTTTATTACATATATATTTCCacttatataataataataataataataataatttattgccaatctccattttttgcgtctgccgccgacttcaaaaCCGACTTCCCCGGGTAAGACGGCAGAAAACCCCGGATCACTAGTCGTATAAGCCGCTGATGATATTACAATAAGTGATATAACAAAATAACTATAACAgtgtaaaacaaattaaagtttACATAGCATtaacaaattgtaaaaaaatacagCAAACATTGACAGTCATCGTGGCGAAAAAATGGAGAGGAGATCAGCAGCTGGACTCCGTGAAGGAGTACGTATCGCTGCCGACGAGTCAAAAAGAAACTATAGAATagggaaaaaaaaaatataacacaaAAGACGATTTAACCAAAATGCAAGAGGAATTGTGATAAACACATTAATAGGGAAACAACGAGGGAAAACAACATTTACGTAAAGAAAGCATAGaaaaagggatttcattaaattcataAGGAAGTagtaattataaattatgaAGCAAAAGACACCCCAATAACATATGGGATTGGGAGAGACAAAGCACCAAGCGAGCGATCAGGCGCCCCGTTGCCAGAGGGTCCTAGGGGTCAAAGCCCCCCGCCGCCGCCGAACAGCAGACAAACCCGGCTGCACCCCGGCACTCCCAGACCTCAGAGTGGACCATAATGATCTCCACTTTACACAGGTGTGGGCAAAGGAGAGGCATAAGGCCCGGAGGAGATCCCACAAAGTAGAAGGCATCAAAAGGGGCTCTGGTTGTACACCTAACATTAAGTCCGGGACGCCGTACACCATAGGTACCACCCGGAAATCGCCGCAAACCAATGAATAGCGGGAGGCGAAAACCCCCAAAACCATAACACAGGAAAGACGCACTTACGATCGCTCCGCCCTGTACCACCTCCATAAGACATCATAGACACCACCCAAGAATCCACGTAGATTTACAGATGTCTCACGCAGATCCGAAGGCAGAGAGTTGAAATAGACAGGCGCTGAATAGAGATAAAATCTCTTGAAAAGCTCGGTTCGAGGATGCGGAACAGATGCCAAAACCCCCAAACGAGAGGGATACAATCTGCGTGAGCCAAAATAACCTCCTCTATCATAGAAAAAACGTAAAGTTttgtatttatatatataattgAAGGGAAGGATTCCTAACTCAATGAAACCATGCCATATTGAGTCTCTTTTACCCTTCCTAAGTACAGCCCTGACCCCAGATCTTTGTGCCATGACAATAGATCTCAAAGACG
This portion of the Phlebotomus papatasi isolate M1 unplaced genomic scaffold, Ppap_2.1 HiC_scaffold_384, whole genome shotgun sequence genome encodes:
- the LOC129809164 gene encoding putative uncharacterized protein DDB_G0271982, with translation WGRVQKAPLEFQYKKSSAAIESSIRRSPRKEPAAKEPSSSKEDHPSEARTIEQPKSADSEGSIIPRREAAQSPSDGKLIPRREAAQSPGEGKVIPRREAAQSTWRTEKSFAGEKRTDESSVGVRSASGDDQDIPREETREEHHGVSPHHRQREEERGKDRTTSPHHLQREEEREERIAPRVSLTTSKREERITLRVSLTTSARKREANIPSNISHTSNKEKLHISSTDSVNTRKGTEPTTGIPSYFSVYFSERKNFIVTKSGKRTTDSTARVWLCIFFSHSSGPGIIITRGKERKAS